A window of the Gossypium hirsutum isolate 1008001.06 chromosome A03, Gossypium_hirsutum_v2.1, whole genome shotgun sequence genome harbors these coding sequences:
- the LOC107963855 gene encoding anthocyanidin 3-O-glucosyltransferase 2, with protein MIVQTKFHAFKTCTTCTICHHSTFSGLHSSILSTFFIVSVACPVLYQMVMKAELVFIPMPRMGHFVSMVQLAKLLLDLHPNLSITVFMMKLNPDAKVAAYVHSLTATRMKFIDLPPPETHEDGSLSNFATTLLQTHGPLVKQAATNIVQYSTSVLDSPRLAGFVLDMFLTPFIELGNELGVPSYVFYTSGAAFLGFQLYVLDLHDEQNVNIFEFKDSDTDFTIPSYLNPVSSKLFPTVMLEPESFPMVITLTRGLRKAKGIMINTFWELESHAISSLSDASALPVYPVGPILNLESETEVHQSSDIMKWLDEQPPSSVVFLCFGSGGSFNGDQVKEIAFALEQSGHRFLWSLRQPPHPSKGPRASPTDYDDASEVLPEGFLDRTHGIGKIIGWAPQVAILGHPATGGFVSHCGWNSTLESIWFGVPIAAWPVYAEQQLNAFELVRELGLAVEIKMDYRKDGMDSGEIEIVSAKTIEKGIRSVMEEGSDVRKRVKEMSEKSRKALMNAGSSHSTLRGLVDDVMNNMFTKNYQV; from the coding sequence ATGATCGTCCAAACGAAGTTCCACGCCTTTAAGACTTGTACTACTTGTACAATCTGTCATCACTCAACTTTTAGTGGCCTCCACTCATCGATCTTATCTACCTTCTTCATCGTCTCTGTTGCCTGTCCTGTGCTGTACCAGATGGTCATGAAAGCTGAGCTTGTCTTCATCCCAATGCCTCGAATGGGCCATTTCGTATCTATGGTCCAACTGGCTAAGCTTTTGCTTGATCTCCATCCCAATCTCTCCATTACTGTTTTCATGATGAAACTAAACCCCGATGCAAAAGTCGCTGCCTACGTCCACTCTCTCACTGCCACTCGCATGAAATTCATCGACCTCCCTCCACCTGAAACCCACGAAGATGGATCTCTCTCCAATTTTGCCACTACTTTATTGCAAACCCATGGACCGTTAGTGAAACAGGCTGCCACCAATATAGTTCAGTACTCCACCTCTGTGCTCGACTCGCCTCGCCTCGCCGGGTTTGTTCTCGACATGTTTTTAACTCCTTTCATTGAATTGGGTAACGAGTTGGGTGTTCCGAGTTATGTTTTCTACACATCGGGTGCAGCTTTTCTCGGCTTTCAGTTATATGTACTAGACCTTCACGATGAGCAAAATGTTAACATCTTTGAGTTTAAGGACTCGGACACTGATTTCACCATACCCTCCTACCTCAATCCTGTGTCATCTAAACTCTTTCCCACTGTTATGCTCGAACCTGAATCTTTTCCTATGGTGATTACCTTGACAAGAGGGCTAAGAAAGGCCAAGGGTATAATGATAAACACGTTTTGGGAGCTCGAATCACATGCAATTAGTTCCCTATCTGATGCTAGTGCTCTACCCGTTTATCCAGTGGGACCTATATTGAATCTCGAGAGTGAAACTGAGGTCCATCAGAGTTCTGATATCATGAAATGGCTGGATGAACAACCGCCGTCATCGGTAGTGTTTCTCTGCTTCGGGAGCGGGGGGAGCTTCAATGGGGATCAAGTGAAAGAGATTGCTTTCGCGCTAGAGCAGAGTGGGCACCGGTTCTTGTGGTCATTGCGCCAACCCCCACACCCATCCAAGGGTCCGAGGGCAAGCCCAACCGACTACGATGATGCATCGGAGGTTCTGCCAGAAGGGTTTTTAGATCGAACGCATGGCATAGGTAAGATCATTGGTTGGGCACCGCAAGTGGCGATTTTGGGCCACCCAGCGACTGGAGGGTTCGTATCGCACTGTGGGTGGAACTCGACGCTGGAGAGTATATGGTTCGGAGTTCCCATAGCGGCGTGGCCAGTTTACGCAGAACAACAACTGAATGCGTTTGAATTGGTGAGGGAGTTGGGATTAGCAGTGGAAATTAAAATGGATTATAGGAAAGATGGTATGGATAGCGGTGAAATTGAAATCGTGAGTGCCAAAACGATAGAGAAAGGAATAAGGAGCGTGATGGAAGAGGGCAGTGATGTTAGGAAAAGGGTAAAAGAGATGAGTGAAAAGAGTAGGAAAGCCTTGATGAATGCTGGATCTTCACACTCTACGTTACGTGGTTTGGTCGATGATGTGATGAACAATATGTTTACGAAAAATTACCAGGTTTGA